Proteins encoded together in one Kingella oralis window:
- a CDS encoding glycosyltransferase family 9 protein, with product MSFKQRFKQLKTDWRNARLLVCKMWLDRAPQAALAPNPQNLRAILFLRQDGKIGDYIVSSFAFREIKKANPAIQIGVICSAKNRQLFEKNPHIDALHEVQPKSTISYYQVGKSLAGRYDAVIDPTLSLRPRDLLLLRTLNTKYYVGLNKADYRLFTHNIQNSQQHFADVYAQALRLLGFDRINTQPELPTNPASEAAVQTFLQQNGWQDYIALNFFGAANSRRFGLDAIARALTAFQAAFPAQKFILLTYPEITPSLATLCQQHPNATLYPHTQTIHDSIALIRHAQAVLTPDTAIIHIATALDKPIIGLYRQDAQNYANWYPKSENAQIIWFNQHIQEITPAQMIAALQNIISISTEAA from the coding sequence ATGTCGTTTAAGCAACGCTTCAAACAACTCAAAACCGATTGGCGCAACGCGCGGCTGCTGGTGTGCAAAATGTGGCTAGACCGCGCACCCCAAGCCGCGCTCGCGCCCAATCCGCAAAATTTGCGCGCCATTTTGTTTTTGCGCCAAGACGGCAAAATCGGCGATTACATCGTTAGCTCGTTTGCCTTTCGCGAAATCAAAAAAGCCAATCCCGCCATTCAAATCGGCGTGATTTGCAGCGCGAAAAATCGGCAACTGTTTGAAAAAAATCCGCATATTGATGCGTTGCACGAAGTTCAGCCCAAATCCACGATCAGCTATTACCAAGTTGGCAAGTCGCTGGCTGGGCGATACGACGCCGTGATAGACCCCACGCTGTCGCTGCGTCCGCGCGATTTGCTGCTGCTGCGCACGTTAAACACGAAATACTACGTTGGGCTGAACAAAGCCGACTACCGACTGTTTACCCACAACATCCAAAACAGCCAACAACACTTCGCCGATGTCTATGCCCAAGCCCTGCGCCTGCTCGGCTTTGACCGCATCAACACCCAGCCCGAGCTGCCCACCAACCCCGCATCCGAAGCCGCCGTGCAAACATTCTTGCAGCAAAACGGTTGGCAAGACTACATCGCGCTCAACTTCTTCGGCGCAGCCAATTCGCGCCGATTCGGCTTGGATGCCATCGCGCGCGCGCTGACCGCTTTTCAGGCTGCCTTTCCCGCGCAAAAATTCATCCTGCTCACCTACCCCGAAATCACCCCCAGCCTAGCCACCCTTTGCCAACAACACCCCAACGCCACGCTCTATCCGCACACCCAAACCATCCACGACAGCATCGCCCTCATCCGCCACGCCCAAGCCGTTTTAACCCCCGACACCGCAATCATCCACATCGCCACCGCGCTGGACAAACCCATCATCGGCCTATACCGCCAAGACGCGCAAAACTACGCCAACTGGTATCCCAAAAGCGAAAACGCCCAAATCATCTGGTTTAACCAACACATCCAAGAAATCACCCCCGCGCAAATGATTGCCGCCTTGCAAAACATCATTTCTATATCAACAGAGGCAGCCTGA
- the fabD gene encoding ACP S-malonyltransferase has translation MNFAFFFAGQGSQSLNMMNGFDGIAEVKATFDEASAALNQDLWAMMNGSDADLISQTVNTQPLMLTAGVATYRAYLAAGGKAPGVVAGHSLGEYTALVAAGSLNFADAVKLVRLRAELMQTAVPQGVGAMAAILGLDDEQVRQICAAAEQGDVCEAVNFNSVGQVVIAGNAAAVERAMAAAKEAGAKRALPLPVSVPSHCRLMKPAAEKLAVALQDVALRQPEIRVIHNADVAAYNDVAQIKDALVRQLYSPVRWTETVQLLVRESITQSAECSPGKVLAGLAKRADKNMECAALVSQQAVQDFIAAHS, from the coding sequence ATGAATTTCGCCTTCTTTTTCGCAGGACAAGGCTCACAAAGCCTCAATATGATGAACGGTTTTGACGGCATCGCCGAAGTGAAAGCCACGTTTGACGAAGCCTCCGCCGCGCTCAATCAAGACCTCTGGGCAATGATGAACGGCAGCGATGCCGACCTTATCAGCCAAACCGTAAACACCCAGCCCCTAATGCTCACCGCAGGCGTGGCAACCTATCGCGCCTATCTTGCCGCAGGCGGCAAAGCCCCCGGCGTGGTGGCGGGGCACAGCTTGGGCGAATACACCGCGCTGGTTGCCGCAGGCAGCCTGAATTTTGCCGATGCCGTTAAATTGGTGCGCCTGCGTGCCGAACTGATGCAAACCGCCGTGCCGCAAGGCGTGGGCGCGATGGCGGCGATTTTAGGCTTGGACGACGAACAAGTGCGCCAAATCTGCGCCGCCGCCGAGCAAGGCGACGTGTGCGAAGCCGTGAATTTCAATTCCGTGGGGCAAGTGGTGATTGCGGGCAACGCCGCCGCTGTGGAACGCGCGATGGCCGCCGCCAAAGAAGCGGGCGCAAAACGCGCCTTGCCGCTGCCCGTGTCTGTGCCCTCGCATTGCCGCCTGATGAAGCCCGCCGCCGAAAAACTCGCTGTCGCCCTGCAAGATGTGGCGTTGCGGCAGCCTGAAATCCGCGTGATTCACAACGCCGATGTCGCTGCTTACAACGATGTCGCCCAAATCAAAGACGCGCTGGTGCGCCAGCTATACAGCCCCGTGCGTTGGACAGAAACCGTGCAGCTTTTGGTGCGCGAAAGCATCACCCAATCTGCCGAATGCAGCCCAGGCAAAGTGCTGGCAGGGCTTGCCAAGCGCGCCGACAAAAACATGGAATGCGCCGCGCTGGTGTCGCAACAAGCCGTGCAAGACTTTATCGCCGCCCATTCATAA
- a CDS encoding phosphatase PAP2 family protein produces MKHPNPNISLTLYTLLMLLIPIGFWATGYTWTLAQSSQTPELNRALILLTETGGSQPYAIGFAIVFTLILAYFVRKQYRPLTVIAVCICAVVGTQAIKTGAKTLFQEPRPYVVQLAQQQHITPAGFYAMKKPQKRALIAQTAHTPDEQILADYQQSELGYSFPSGHTTFSVAWLLLVVGFTQNWRNPARLIARVLVAAWAASVLYSRVKLGAHFPVDLFAATLMVWAWVIGIFRYALPYWHSRFGQPKHA; encoded by the coding sequence ATGAAACACCCCAATCCCAATATCTCGCTCACGCTTTACACGCTGCTGATGCTGCTCATCCCCATCGGCTTCTGGGCAACAGGCTACACATGGACACTCGCCCAAAGCAGCCAAACACCCGAACTCAACCGCGCCCTTATCCTGCTCACCGAAACAGGCGGCAGCCAGCCCTACGCCATCGGCTTTGCCATCGTGTTTACCCTTATCCTCGCCTATTTTGTGCGCAAGCAATATCGCCCGCTCACCGTCATCGCCGTGTGCATCTGCGCCGTTGTGGGCACGCAAGCCATTAAAACAGGCGCAAAAACCCTCTTCCAAGAACCGCGCCCCTATGTGGTGCAACTGGCGCAACAGCAACACATCACCCCCGCAGGCTTTTACGCCATGAAAAAACCGCAAAAACGCGCACTCATCGCCCAAACCGCGCACACTCCCGATGAGCAAATCCTCGCCGATTATCAACAAAGCGAGCTGGGCTACTCCTTCCCATCGGGGCATACCACCTTCTCCGTGGCGTGGCTTTTGCTGGTGGTCGGCTTCACGCAAAATTGGCGCAACCCTGCCCGCCTGATTGCCCGCGTACTCGTCGCCGCGTGGGCTGCGAGCGTGTTATACAGCCGCGTGAAACTGGGCGCGCATTTTCCTGTGGATTTGTTCGCCGCCACGCTGATGGTGTGGGCGTGGGTTATCGGTATCTTCCGCTACGCCCTGCCCTATTGGCACAGCCGCTTTGGACAGCCTAAACACGCCTAA
- a CDS encoding inorganic phosphate transporter, which produces MPQAPKQQSMPKVNAAFAILLVGMVGYFIFWGLGYTHYHQVPLFLLATLFGVFMAFNIGGNDVANSFGTSVGAGTLSVPQALLIAAVFEVSGAVIAGGEVTDTIRTGIVDLNTLPMQPLDLILIMMSALLAAALWLLFATKKGLPVSTTHAIIGGIVGSSVLLGWQLSDGQGSPFALVKWHEIGRIAASWVLSPMLGGIVSYTLYTIIKKNVLDYNDTVAAQLKAIKAEKKAYKEQHRLRFDALDEQQKIEVSTAMARDAQIYGEDDFDPAELESNYYKGLHEINQRKEQIDVFKAFYTWIPAISGLGCMLISSMLIFKGLKNLHLGIAPMTSMFLILMLGAGIWAATFLYAKNLKRKDIGKASFQIFSWMQVFTASGFAFSHGANDISNALGPFAVILDVLRANDVNASEPLQPIVMLTFGVALIVGLWFIGKEVIHTVGRDLAELHPSSGFTAELSAASVVMAASALGLPVSSTHILVGAILGIGMVNRNANWKMMKPIGLAWVITLPAAAMLSVGCFWVLGMVF; this is translated from the coding sequence ATGCCGCAGGCACCCAAGCAACAATCTATGCCCAAAGTAAACGCCGCCTTTGCCATCTTGCTCGTTGGCATGGTCGGCTATTTTATCTTTTGGGGGCTGGGCTACACGCATTACCACCAAGTGCCCCTATTCTTGCTGGCAACGCTGTTTGGCGTGTTTATGGCGTTTAACATTGGTGGCAACGACGTTGCCAATTCGTTTGGCACATCCGTGGGCGCAGGCACGCTGTCTGTGCCGCAAGCCTTGTTGATTGCCGCCGTGTTTGAAGTGAGCGGTGCGGTGATTGCGGGCGGCGAAGTAACCGACACCATCCGCACAGGCATTGTGGATTTGAACACGCTGCCCATGCAGCCGCTGGATTTAATCCTAATTATGATGTCGGCGCTGCTGGCAGCCGCGTTGTGGCTGCTGTTCGCCACCAAAAAAGGGCTGCCCGTTTCCACCACGCACGCCATCATCGGCGGCATTGTGGGCAGCTCCGTGCTGCTGGGCTGGCAGTTGTCTGACGGGCAAGGCAGCCCTTTTGCTTTGGTGAAATGGCATGAAATCGGCAGAATTGCCGCATCTTGGGTGCTCTCGCCCATGCTCGGCGGCATCGTGTCCTACACGCTGTACACCATCATCAAGAAAAACGTGCTGGACTACAACGATACCGTCGCCGCGCAACTCAAAGCCATCAAAGCCGAGAAAAAAGCCTATAAAGAACAACACCGCCTGCGCTTTGACGCGCTGGATGAGCAACAAAAAATTGAAGTTTCCACCGCGATGGCACGCGACGCGCAAATCTACGGCGAAGACGATTTTGACCCCGCCGAGCTGGAATCCAATTACTACAAAGGCTTGCACGAAATCAACCAGCGCAAAGAGCAAATTGATGTATTTAAAGCGTTTTACACTTGGATTCCCGCCATTTCGGGCTTGGGCTGTATGCTGATTTCGTCCATGTTGATTTTCAAAGGCTTGAAAAACCTGCATTTGGGCATCGCGCCGATGACCAGCATGTTTTTGATTTTGATGCTGGGCGCGGGCATTTGGGCGGCGACCTTTTTATACGCCAAAAACCTGAAACGCAAAGACATCGGCAAGGCATCGTTTCAGATTTTCTCGTGGATGCAGGTGTTTACCGCGTCGGGCTTTGCGTTTAGCCACGGCGCGAACGATATTTCTAACGCGCTGGGGCCTTTTGCTGTGATTTTGGACGTGTTGCGCGCCAATGATGTGAACGCCTCCGAGCCGTTGCAGCCGATTGTGATGCTTACCTTTGGCGTGGCGTTGATTGTGGGCTTGTGGTTTATCGGCAAGGAAGTGATACACACCGTGGGCAGGGATTTGGCGGAGCTGCACCCATCGTCAGGCTTCACCGCCGAGCTATCCGCCGCTTCGGTGGTGATGGCGGCTTCCGCGCTGGGCTTGCCTGTGTCCAGCACGCATATTTTGGTGGGCGCTATTTTGGGCATCGGCATGGTGAACCGCAATGCGAACTGGAAAATGATGAAGCCGATTGGCTTGGCGTGGGTGATTACTTTGCCTGCGGCGGCGATGTTGTCGGTGGGGTGTTTTTGGGTGTTAGGGATGGTTTTTTGA
- a CDS encoding carbon-nitrogen hydrolase family protein, whose translation MTTLTLAAIQLTSTPRIADNIAAMQKLVAQAAAAGANWVLLPEYWAIMGLRDADKLAHAEPYGAGILQTALAQAGQQHQIHLFGGTIPLASNTPSKVHNSLLVYSPSGECLSRYDKIHLFNYQTASERYCESDTLLAGETIPQLEINGWRVAQGICYDLRFPELFRAQAPTDLIMLPAAFTYATGKAHWELLLRARAVENQCYVVAAAQTGTHENGRRTFGHSMIIDPWGDIIAMQPENEGIALATIDKARIQAIRASLPALQHRVL comes from the coding sequence ATGACCACCCTCACCCTCGCCGCCATCCAACTCACCAGCACCCCCCGCATCGCCGACAACATCGCCGCCATGCAAAAACTTGTCGCCCAAGCCGCCGCCGCAGGCGCAAACTGGGTGCTGCTGCCCGAATACTGGGCGATTATGGGACTGCGCGATGCCGACAAACTCGCCCACGCCGAACCCTACGGCGCAGGCATCTTGCAAACCGCGCTCGCCCAAGCCGGCCAGCAGCATCAAATCCACCTATTCGGCGGCACCATTCCGCTTGCCAGCAACACGCCGAGCAAAGTCCACAACAGCCTGCTGGTATACAGCCCCAGCGGCGAATGCCTGTCGCGCTACGACAAAATCCACCTGTTCAACTACCAAACCGCCAGCGAGCGCTATTGCGAAAGCGACACCCTGCTGGCAGGCGAAACCATCCCCCAACTTGAAATCAACGGCTGGCGTGTCGCCCAAGGCATCTGCTACGACCTGCGCTTCCCCGAGCTCTTCCGCGCCCAAGCCCCCACCGACCTCATCATGCTGCCCGCCGCGTTTACCTACGCCACAGGCAAAGCCCATTGGGAACTACTGCTGCGCGCCCGCGCCGTAGAAAACCAATGCTATGTTGTCGCCGCCGCGCAAACAGGCACCCACGAAAACGGACGGCGCACCTTCGGGCACAGCATGATTATCGACCCGTGGGGCGACATCATCGCCATGCAGCCTGAAAACGAAGGCATCGCGCTGGCAACCATTGATAAAGCCCGCATCCAAGCCATCCGCGCAAGCCTGCCCGCCTTGCAGCATCGCGTGTTGTAA
- a CDS encoding NnrS family protein, with product MSLENIAEPTPPQIPKSTLSYLNPNHPVWAMAFRPLYLLTALYAVISILLWGFGYTGTRAMPAFLWHAHEMVWGYGGAVVVAFLLTAGATWTGQPPVRGKFLMAIVGCYIAARITAFLPWGWLTGLFGTAFYWLASYGMGEAVWVSRNQRNYIAVVALFLLGCSHLAFHIALGSHPAALTNGLLSGLILVAGFIGLVGGRIIPFFTSTRLNTPRINSPQWAMVGSLAAPMAAAALMMTQTAVALAFYFLLFTGIMGCVQSKRWFHKEILGEPMLWTLHLGYVFTSIGLVVLALGFISPKLTSLGTHLIAVGGIGLLTLSMMTRTALGHTGRTIYPAPKYLPYAFWLMIAATVMRVVAAFVLLLAPSWYQHALACSALLFAASLAIYFVRYYPWLTQPRIDGKAG from the coding sequence ATGAGCCTAGAAAACATCGCCGAGCCCACCCCGCCGCAAATCCCCAAATCCACGCTTTCCTATCTCAACCCCAATCATCCTGTATGGGCGATGGCGTTTCGCCCGCTTTATTTGCTCACCGCGCTGTATGCCGTTATTTCCATTTTGCTGTGGGGCTTTGGCTACACCGGCACACGCGCCATGCCCGCCTTCTTGTGGCACGCGCACGAAATGGTGTGGGGCTACGGCGGCGCAGTCGTGGTCGCCTTTTTGCTCACCGCCGGCGCAACGTGGACGGGGCAGCCGCCCGTGCGCGGCAAGTTTCTGATGGCGATTGTGGGCTGCTACATCGCCGCCCGCATCACCGCCTTTTTGCCGTGGGGCTGGCTCACAGGACTTTTTGGCACAGCGTTCTACTGGCTCGCTAGCTACGGCATGGGCGAAGCCGTGTGGGTGAGCCGCAACCAGCGCAACTACATCGCCGTGGTCGCGCTATTCTTGCTCGGATGCAGCCACCTTGCGTTCCACATCGCGCTGGGCAGCCACCCCGCCGCGCTCACCAACGGCTTGCTGTCGGGCTTGATTTTGGTGGCGGGCTTTATTGGCTTGGTGGGCGGGCGCATCATTCCATTTTTCACGTCCACGCGGCTGAACACGCCCCGCATCAATAGCCCGCAATGGGCAATGGTCGGCTCGCTTGCCGCACCGATGGCCGCCGCCGCGCTGATGATGACGCAAACCGCCGTTGCCCTCGCGTTCTACTTTTTGCTGTTTACCGGCATTATGGGCTGCGTGCAAAGCAAACGCTGGTTTCATAAAGAAATTCTGGGCGAGCCAATGCTGTGGACGCTGCATTTGGGCTATGTGTTTACCTCCATCGGGCTGGTGGTGCTGGCGCTGGGCTTTATTAGCCCCAAACTCACCAGTTTGGGCACGCACCTCATCGCCGTGGGCGGCATCGGCTTGCTCACGCTCAGCATGATGACGCGCACCGCGCTGGGGCACACAGGGCGCACCATCTACCCCGCGCCCAAATACCTGCCCTACGCCTTTTGGCTGATGATTGCCGCCACCGTCATGCGCGTTGTCGCCGCGTTTGTGCTGCTGCTTGCGCCAAGCTGGTATCAACACGCTCTGGCTTGCTCGGCGCTGCTGTTTGCCGCCTCGCTGGCGATTTATTTCGTGCGCTATTATCCGTGGCTCACCCAGCCGCGCATTGATGGCAAAGCGGGCTAA
- a CDS encoding hemerythrin domain-containing protein yields the protein MKRHSVLIELSQEHHHTLALCLRILRAPEQNHQTDITEHYVDLEQHFIHEETLFAPLWDKLNRPELRQRFEHDHAELRRLFREAQFDRAEWNTTFATLLRDHARFEERELFPAMEQNALPPE from the coding sequence ATGAAACGCCATTCTGTTTTAATTGAGCTATCGCAAGAACATCATCACACCCTTGCCCTGTGCCTGCGCATTTTGCGCGCGCCCGAGCAAAACCATCAAACAGATATCACCGAGCATTATGTTGATTTAGAACAGCATTTTATCCACGAAGAAACGCTGTTCGCGCCCTTGTGGGACAAACTCAACCGCCCCGAATTGCGCCAACGCTTTGAACACGACCACGCCGAATTGCGCCGCCTGTTCCGCGAAGCGCAGTTTGACCGCGCCGAATGGAACACCACCTTCGCCACGCTGCTGCGCGACCATGCGCGGTTTGAAGAGCGCGAGCTGTTCCCCGCGATGGAACAAAACGCCTTGCCGCCCGAATGA
- a CDS encoding RrF2 family transcriptional regulator, with protein MYLTQQTDYALRVLIYAAVNDQSLVNIGTIAETYNISKSHLMKVVTALVKGGFLTSIRGKGGGLKLAQPPEKIRVGTVVRVTEPLQLAECFGDNNQCLITPTCRLSQILNSGLIAFINHLDGYTLADLVNAPTCEILRPPAGNSSNIPINPA; from the coding sequence ATGTATTTAACCCAACAAACCGACTATGCCTTGCGCGTGCTGATTTACGCGGCGGTAAACGACCAAAGCCTTGTGAATATTGGCACGATTGCCGAAACGTATAACATCTCCAAAAGCCATCTGATGAAAGTGGTAACCGCGCTGGTAAAAGGCGGTTTTTTAACCAGCATTCGCGGCAAAGGCGGCGGCTTGAAGCTCGCCCAGCCGCCCGAAAAAATCCGCGTGGGCACGGTGGTGCGCGTAACCGAGCCGTTGCAGCTTGCCGAGTGCTTTGGCGATAACAACCAATGCTTGATTACCCCCACTTGCCGATTAAGCCAAATTTTAAACAGCGGCTTAATCGCCTTTATCAACCATTTGGACGGCTACACGCTGGCGGATTTGGTGAACGCGCCCACCTGCGAAATTTTGCGCCCGCCCGCAGGCAACAGCAGCAACATCCCCATCAACCCAGCGTGA